A single genomic interval of Nitratidesulfovibrio sp. SRB-5 harbors:
- a CDS encoding TolC family protein, whose product MNSVQSFPRHARSRIPGKGEAQARCWSHGFGLAMSGVGMAVATERTPLPVLAGQAVSQGAALLAAGLLVTALSCLAAAPALARDADPARERGAACTPCAASRPRHPESAQCPSRPLDLAQCIALALRNNAAPAAAREGLAIAEAQHRQALSAYWPQLAATYTQTRLDRDPAFVYPEDSFNYTVDMGGGPMAMRTTVPERRIRLADRDIGEFRADLGLLLYDGGRREARVREAVAGRDAAVGEARLTSLQLVHDVTTRYYGVVLARALRDIGRETVQRFEATRDVAEHFYRGGSQRVRKTDWLRARVAVSGMKGRLAELDSNVELAESALANALGLAWDARVRVADTELPAAPAPGDLDGAVADAYRLNLDLARFDAGARAAEAGLDDATGEYLPVVSLFGTLSTVTNSYDGGLVAEGERTRGAAGVTVELPLFEGFRTRARVEEMRARLRQLAHQRVLLREGVALRVKDAVLQERRAARQADIGAETVAVAGESRALTERAYREGLVDTRELLEAQIYESMVRAARLRALYEAQAAAAARNLVAGAEILEHLREVGYGARALP is encoded by the coding sequence ATGAATTCAGTCCAGTCGTTCCCGCGCCACGCCCGAAGCCGCATCCCCGGCAAGGGTGAGGCGCAGGCGCGGTGCTGGTCGCACGGCTTCGGGCTGGCGATGTCCGGCGTCGGCATGGCCGTGGCGACGGAACGGACTCCATTGCCCGTGCTGGCCGGGCAGGCCGTTTCGCAGGGGGCGGCCCTGCTGGCTGCGGGGCTGCTTGTGACCGCGCTGTCGTGTCTTGCCGCGGCCCCCGCGCTTGCGCGTGACGCGGATCCCGCGCGGGAGCGCGGCGCGGCGTGCACGCCGTGTGCCGCGTCGCGGCCTCGCCATCCGGAGTCCGCACAGTGCCCGTCCCGGCCTCTGGACCTTGCGCAATGCATCGCCCTGGCCCTGCGCAACAACGCGGCACCCGCCGCCGCGCGCGAGGGGCTGGCCATCGCGGAAGCCCAGCATCGCCAGGCCCTTTCGGCCTACTGGCCGCAGCTTGCCGCAACGTACACCCAGACCCGCCTGGACCGTGATCCGGCCTTCGTCTACCCGGAAGACTCCTTCAACTATACGGTGGACATGGGCGGTGGTCCCATGGCCATGCGCACCACCGTGCCCGAGCGGCGCATCCGCCTTGCCGACCGCGACATCGGTGAATTCCGGGCCGATCTTGGCCTGTTGCTGTACGACGGTGGCCGCCGCGAGGCCCGCGTGCGCGAGGCCGTGGCGGGCCGCGATGCCGCCGTAGGCGAGGCGCGCCTGACAAGCCTGCAACTGGTGCACGACGTGACCACCCGCTACTACGGGGTTGTCCTGGCGCGGGCGTTGCGCGACATCGGGCGCGAAACCGTGCAGCGGTTCGAGGCCACCCGCGACGTGGCCGAGCATTTCTATCGCGGCGGTTCGCAGCGGGTGCGCAAGACCGACTGGCTGCGCGCCCGGGTGGCCGTTTCCGGCATGAAGGGGCGTCTGGCAGAACTGGATTCCAACGTGGAACTGGCGGAATCCGCCCTGGCCAACGCACTGGGCCTGGCGTGGGACGCCCGGGTGCGAGTGGCGGACACGGAACTGCCCGCCGCACCCGCCCCAGGCGACCTGGATGGTGCCGTGGCCGACGCCTACCGCCTGAATCTGGACCTTGCCCGCTTCGACGCGGGAGCCCGCGCGGCAGAGGCCGGTCTGGACGATGCCACCGGTGAATACCTGCCGGTGGTTTCGTTGTTCGGCACCCTGTCCACGGTGACCAATTCCTACGACGGCGGCCTGGTGGCCGAGGGCGAACGCACCCGCGGCGCGGCGGGGGTGACCGTGGAATTGCCGCTGTTCGAAGGCTTTCGCACCCGGGCGCGGGTGGAGGAAATGCGCGCCCGCCTGCGCCAGTTGGCCCACCAGCGGGTGCTGCTGCGCGAGGGCGTGGCCCTGCGCGTGAAGGATGCCGTGCTGCAAGAGCGCCGTGCGGCCCGACAGGCGGACATCGGTGCCGAAACCGTGGCCGTGGCCGGGGAAAGCCGCGCCCTGACGGAGCGCGCCTACCGCGAAGGCCTTGTGGATACCCGCGAACTGCTTGAAGCCCAGATTTACGAATCCATGGTGCGCGCGGCACGGCTGCGCGCCCTGTACGAGGCGCAGGCCGCCGCCGCCGCGCGCAATCTGGTGGCGGGCGCCGAGATTCTCGAGCACCTGCGGGAGGTGGGCTATGGCGCCCGTGCGCTGCCCTGA
- a CDS encoding phosphate/phosphite/phosphonate ABC transporter substrate-binding protein — protein MAPASAAPAELRLGYVEHFLPGVDRKDVALAVQLWARRYVETERGLGVHLSAFGSRAEIRAALLADQLDVVHLPTVDYLALSREMDLKPFGVPVTDGEFGERYVLLVARGSGITRIGQLRGKRVLVQALSLGQESLPARWLERLLRDQGLPQATRHFLSVDYEVQPSRVLLPVFFGQAPACIVTERSLRTMAELNPQIEAQMERIAVSQPLIDFVMCLAPSADPSLAPRYAELGLGLSDNPWGRQMLLLLQLDGIAPFRPEAIEPARRLVEP, from the coding sequence GTGGCGCCCGCGTCTGCCGCCCCGGCGGAACTGCGCCTTGGCTACGTGGAGCATTTTCTGCCCGGGGTGGACCGCAAGGACGTGGCCCTGGCCGTGCAGTTGTGGGCACGCCGCTACGTGGAGACGGAGCGCGGCCTTGGCGTGCACCTGTCGGCCTTCGGTTCGCGGGCCGAAATCCGCGCCGCCCTGCTGGCTGACCAACTGGACGTGGTGCACCTGCCCACCGTGGACTATCTGGCGCTGTCACGCGAGATGGATCTGAAGCCCTTCGGCGTGCCCGTCACCGACGGCGAATTCGGCGAGCGCTACGTGCTGCTGGTGGCCAGAGGTTCGGGCATCACCCGCATCGGGCAATTGCGCGGCAAGCGGGTGCTGGTGCAGGCCCTGTCCCTGGGGCAGGAAAGCCTGCCCGCGCGCTGGCTGGAACGGCTGCTGCGCGATCAGGGGCTGCCCCAGGCCACCAGGCATTTCCTGTCCGTCGATTACGAAGTGCAACCCTCGCGCGTGCTGCTGCCGGTATTCTTCGGCCAGGCCCCGGCCTGCATCGTCACCGAGCGGTCGTTGCGCACCATGGCCGAGCTGAATCCCCAGATCGAGGCGCAGATGGAGCGCATTGCCGTTTCACAGCCGCTCATAGATTTCGTGATGTGCCTTGCGCCGTCGGCGGATCCCTCGCTGGCGCCGCGCTATGCGGAACTGGGCCTTGGCCTTTCGGACAACCCGTGGGGCAGGCAGATGCTGCTGTTGCTGCAACTGGACGGCATTGCGCCGTTCCGCCCAGAGGCCATCGAACCCGCACGCCGACTGGTGGAGCCATGA